The genomic DNA CTATACCCGAAGCTTCTATTATGGCTGCAGGAACAGGTGTAATAAGGGGGCTTTCGTGAAAGGTTTGCAAAGGAGCCTCCGAATCCTTTTTGCTGCAGGAAAGTAAAAACAAGCACATACAGCCAACCACAAACTTTCCAAGCTTCTTCATTGATATAGTACGATTGAATAGTAAACTATATTTACGGCAGGCAAATAAACAGCATGGGGTTTATTAATTAATTTAGTTAAATAGTTATAAAAGCGTGTGTGATGATTTAGAAGAGAGGTAGGATTCTACAGAAATCAAGTGGCGCATACCTGACCAGCAAGTATGGACGATTCTTAATTGAGCAAAAAAAATATCAATTGGTTGCGCCTTTGTTGTTCCCTCCTTAGGTCTGTGACCTTGCTGGCTGCGAGATGATGGCATTTGCCTGCCTGCTATGTAGCCTTTTGCGCCATTTCACCGCTTCATACCAGATCACTGACAGAAAACCGATCAGCAAACTGGTACTTAGTTGCGACAAGGGTAATGCCACAAATCCGAAGAAATTCGCAAGTGGTCTTACATATACCAGTAAGCCTGTAATAGCGATGGTTAAGCTGATAATAAGCGGTACGAGGTTATTTTTATATTTCAGTGAGGTGAGTACAGAGTAGTAAAAGGAGCGGTTCACGAGCGTAAGAAAAATGTTCGCTGTGATCAGCGCTGTGAATACCATGGTGCGGGTCAGCGACTCGCCAAAGCCTTGCTGTACGGCATATTGGTAAATTGTGAGCGTTCCGGCCGTGATCATCAACCCCTGCACTATACTTGTTGTCAGCTCCTTCCAGTTAAAAAAGGTGGTGGTAAATGGCCGCGGTTTCTGAAGCATGATGTTCTTCTCCATCGGTTCGTTTTCATAGATGATGGAGCAAGTCGGGCCCATGATCAGCTCCAGAAAAATAATATGAATAGGCGAGAAGAGGTTAGGATACACCCAGCCCAGAGCCAGCGGCAGAAAGACCGTCAGGATAATGGGAATATGGATGGAGATAATATATTGAATGGCTTTTTTTAGATTGGTGTAGATGCGCCTGCCCATAGCCACGGCTTCCACCATTTTGGACAGGTCGTCTTCCATCAATACTAGCGAAGCGGCTTGTTTGGCCAGCTCTGTTCCTTTCTTGCCCATGGCTATACCGATATGGGCCGCTTTCAGTGCCGGTCCATCGTTTACGCCGTCTCCCGTCATAGCCACGATCTGTTGATCGGCTTTCAGGGCATTAATGATCTTTAGTTTGGCATCCGGAAACATGCGGGTAAACACATTTACCTCCATCACCCTTTGCTGTAATTCCGGTTCGGGTAAGCGCATCAGCTCCTCTCCCGTAATGCTTTTCTCATATCCCCGGAAACCGATCTGGCGGGCAATGGCCATCGTCGTTGCTGCATTATCGCCGGTTACTATTTTTACGATGATTCCTGCTGTATAAAAATTTTCTAACACCGCATGGATGTTCTTTTTTGGCGGATCATAAAAAGCCACTAGCCCTTTAAATGAAAACGGCAGTTGCTGCTGCTGTTCCGGAAAGTCGTTGCTAGTAAAAGCTGCTTCTCCCACACCTAAAACTCGGAAGCCTTCCGTAGCCAGCGCCAGCAGGGCCGCCTCTGTCTGTTGTTTTTCGGCAGGCGTAAGTTCACAGATCTGCAGTAAAGTCTCAGGTGCGCCTTTAGCCGCTATAATGCGGTGGCTTGCTTCATCTTCGAACACATGTGTCATCATGGGAGGCTTACCTCCCAGCGGGTATTCGTGTACCATTTTATAGTATGGCCTTTCATCCGCGCTTTGCAGGTTGGCATAAGCCTGGTGCAGGGCCACTTCCATGGGGTCGAAAGGCACGGGCTCGCTGGCCCACATAGCCAACCGGACCAATTCATGTTCCGCTTCATTCCATGCTTCTTCCGGCGATGTGATCCTTTGAGAGGCGAGTGCAAAAAGCCGGGCCAGGCTCATTTTGTTTTCCGTGATGGTACCGGTCTTATCGGTGCAGATCACCGTAGCGCTGCCCAGGGTCTCTACCGTTTTCATCTGTTTTACAATGATGCCCATTTTCATCAGGCGCCACGCTCCAAGCGCCATAAAGGTGGTAAACGCCACTGGAATTTCTTCCGGAAGGATGCTCATCGCCAGGGTCAGGGCCTTAAGTAAACTATCCAGCAAGTGGTAGGACATTACATAATTGATGCCCCATACGATAAAGAAGATGACTGCGCCTGCCACCACCATTTTCTTCACAAAGTTGGTGATCTGCTGCTCCAGCGGTGTTTTTTCTTCCGTTATACTTTCCAGGCTTTTGCCGATCTTCCCTAATCTGGTTTCATTTCCTACAGCCAAAACCGTGGCAAGGGCCAGTCCGCTGGCTACGGTGGTGCCCTGGTAAATATAATGATCTTCTGTTGTCGCATCTTTGGAAACGGCCAGGGATTCCCCTGTGAGGATAGCCTCGTTCACGGAAAAGTCATTGGAGTGCACAATTGTACCGTCGGCGGCAATCAAGGTGCCTTCCTCCACCATCAAACTATCACCAACAACCAACTCCGCGCTTTTGATCTCAGTTACCTGGCCATCCCGAATCACATGACAGGTAGGTTGGGTAAAAGCTTTCAGCTTTTCTAATGCGTGCCGGCTTTTCGTATCCTGGTACAGCGAAATAGCGGCTACCAGCACTATAGCTGCCGCCAGAAAAAGGGCATCGCCGGGTTTGCCGCTGAGGTAATAAATAAAAGCCGCTACAAATAATAGGAGCACCATCGGCTCCTTGATCAGGCTTTTGAGAGCATCCAGAAAGCCACTTTCTTTTTTATAAGTTAATGTATTGGGGCCATACTTTTCCCTTGCTGCCGCCACCTGCGCCTGACTTAAACCCCGTATATTAAAATTGTTTGCAGACATAGTTGGTAACGTTTGAAAAAGGGAATTCCTAAACAGCCAGGTTCTTAACAGGTATCCTGATTTTTTCTGTTACATATGCGCCCTGGCTTCAGGCAGGCTCACCAGACGCTTTAACTTACTTTAAGCTGCAGGTTTTTAAGCGGATATACCTTGTTTATACTTAAAAGTTTATAACTTAATGCTATGTGTGCAGGCCTAAACTGTGTAGATGGTCAGCTTATCCGGCTTTAACTTGAAGTCATAGTATGAAGAATGAAACAGACACGCTGGAAGTAGTTAAGTCTTCGGGCGAGAAAGCGGTTTTTTCTGTCAGGAAGCTTACAAACTCCTTGCGCCGCTCCGGTGCCGATCCTGCTTTGATAGACACTGTATTGCAGCAACTTGAACCCACATTATATGAGGGTATCACCACCAAAGAGATTTACAGGAAGGCATTCAGCATACTTAAAAAACTATCCAGAGCCACTGCCGCCCGGTATAGCCTGAAAGAAGGTATCATGCAGCTGGGCCCCACCGGATTCCCGTTCGAAAAATTTGTAGCGGAGATCCTCAAAACCCAGGGGTACCACACCCGCATCGGTGTGTTTATAGACGGGCATTGCGTGCGGCACGAGATAGACATCATTGCCCAAAAAGAAGGCATCACGCACATGATCGAGTGCAAGTTTCATAACCAGAGCGGCACTAAAAGCGATGTCAAGATCCCGATGTATATTCATTCCAGGTTTAAAGATGTGGAGAACGAGCAAGTAGCTGAAAATACCTTTGAAGTACGCTTCCATCAAGGGTGGGTGGTAACCAATACCCGTTTTACCGATGATGCCGTAAAGTATGGCACCTGCATGAACATGCACCTGATGGGATGGGATTTTCCGGCAAAGGGCAGCCTGAAA from Pontibacter liquoris includes the following:
- a CDS encoding cation-translocating P-type ATPase translates to MSANNFNIRGLSQAQVAAAREKYGPNTLTYKKESGFLDALKSLIKEPMVLLLFVAAFIYYLSGKPGDALFLAAAIVLVAAISLYQDTKSRHALEKLKAFTQPTCHVIRDGQVTEIKSAELVVGDSLMVEEGTLIAADGTIVHSNDFSVNEAILTGESLAVSKDATTEDHYIYQGTTVASGLALATVLAVGNETRLGKIGKSLESITEEKTPLEQQITNFVKKMVVAGAVIFFIVWGINYVMSYHLLDSLLKALTLAMSILPEEIPVAFTTFMALGAWRLMKMGIIVKQMKTVETLGSATVICTDKTGTITENKMSLARLFALASQRITSPEEAWNEAEHELVRLAMWASEPVPFDPMEVALHQAYANLQSADERPYYKMVHEYPLGGKPPMMTHVFEDEASHRIIAAKGAPETLLQICELTPAEKQQTEAALLALATEGFRVLGVGEAAFTSNDFPEQQQQLPFSFKGLVAFYDPPKKNIHAVLENFYTAGIIVKIVTGDNAATTMAIARQIGFRGYEKSITGEELMRLPEPELQQRVMEVNVFTRMFPDAKLKIINALKADQQIVAMTGDGVNDGPALKAAHIGIAMGKKGTELAKQAASLVLMEDDLSKMVEAVAMGRRIYTNLKKAIQYIISIHIPIILTVFLPLALGWVYPNLFSPIHIIFLELIMGPTCSIIYENEPMEKNIMLQKPRPFTTTFFNWKELTTSIVQGLMITAGTLTIYQYAVQQGFGESLTRTMVFTALITANIFLTLVNRSFYYSVLTSLKYKNNLVPLIISLTIAITGLLVYVRPLANFFGFVALPLSQLSTSLLIGFLSVIWYEAVKWRKRLHSRQANAIISQPARSQT
- a CDS encoding restriction endonuclease encodes the protein MKNETDTLEVVKSSGEKAVFSVRKLTNSLRRSGADPALIDTVLQQLEPTLYEGITTKEIYRKAFSILKKLSRATAARYSLKEGIMQLGPTGFPFEKFVAEILKTQGYHTRIGVFIDGHCVRHEIDIIAQKEGITHMIECKFHNQSGTKSDVKIPMYIHSRFKDVENEQVAENTFEVRFHQGWVVTNTRFTDDAVKYGTCMNMHLMGWDFPAKGSLKDYVNSFELYPLTCLTSLTHAEKQLLLAHKLVLCKELLHNRQVLLQAGLKPHLLENVLKEVKSLCGHLPA